Proteins encoded by one window of Shewanella avicenniae:
- the cysQ gene encoding 3'(2'),5'-bisphosphate nucleotidase CysQ, producing the protein MPAVDTLTETQLLTVVQIALHAGQAIMPFYHQSTLDIETKQDSTPLTAADLASHHSIVNALTQQFPNIEVLSEESAEIGWETRQHWSCYWLIDPLDGTKEFIKRNGEFTVNIALIVDNVPIAGVVYAPALGRCFFGMKDHGAWEFQQDSAKEPPSIDTILNVRQPLKRLSEPRKAVILASRSHITPGLAGFLSEFKDFHLREVGSSLKMCLLASGEADIYPRLGATHEWDIAAAHAILSAAGGCVYLHNSHSPLRYNTKPELENPWFIAYRPGWIEDTP; encoded by the coding sequence ATGCCAGCAGTTGATACCTTAACCGAAACACAGCTGTTAACCGTGGTTCAGATTGCACTGCACGCGGGGCAGGCGATAATGCCGTTTTATCATCAGTCAACCCTAGATATTGAAACCAAGCAAGACAGTACCCCGTTAACTGCGGCAGATCTCGCGAGTCACCACAGCATTGTTAATGCGCTGACGCAGCAATTCCCAAACATTGAGGTTTTATCAGAGGAGTCTGCTGAGATTGGCTGGGAGACAAGACAACATTGGTCATGTTATTGGTTAATAGATCCGCTTGATGGCACGAAAGAGTTCATCAAGCGAAACGGAGAGTTTACTGTCAACATTGCTTTGATTGTTGATAATGTACCTATTGCGGGTGTGGTTTATGCGCCGGCATTAGGGCGCTGTTTCTTTGGTATGAAAGATCACGGGGCGTGGGAGTTTCAGCAAGATAGTGCGAAAGAACCTCCTTCAATTGACACAATTTTAAACGTACGACAGCCTCTAAAACGTCTTTCTGAGCCTAGAAAAGCAGTGATTCTTGCTAGCCGCTCGCATATAACGCCTGGGCTTGCTGGCTTTTTGAGCGAATTCAAAGATTTTCACTTGCGTGAAGTGGGGAGTTCGTTGAAGATGTGCCTCCTTGCGAGCGGCGAGGCTGATATTTATCCTAGACTCGGCGCTACGCATGAGTGGGATATTGCTGCTGCTCATGCAATTTTATCTGCGGCGGGTGGTTGTGTTTACCTTCACAACAGTCATTCACCGCTG
- a CDS encoding phosphatase, which yields MYPVDIHAHTVASTHAYSTVHDYLAEAKNRGLQLFALTDHGPAMADAPHFWHFVNMTVIPRIVDGVGILRGIEANIKSVDGDIDFFGDYLAQLDIVLAGLHEPVLAPADCESNTAALVNCIGSGKVDVITHPGNTRYPIDQHAVVKAAAEYNVALEINNSSFLHSRKGSEANCLAIAKLAKLYDAQLVMGSDSHVAFTLGGFEQSLSIIDAADYPRDRLLNNSPMQLLTFLTQRGHQTLDVFLRHFAE from the coding sequence ATGTATCCTGTTGATATTCACGCTCACACCGTAGCATCTACTCATGCTTACAGTACGGTTCATGATTATTTAGCTGAAGCTAAAAATCGTGGATTACAGCTGTTTGCGCTGACCGATCATGGCCCTGCTATGGCGGATGCGCCACACTTCTGGCACTTTGTGAATATGACGGTGATCCCCCGTATTGTTGATGGCGTAGGGATACTGCGTGGTATTGAAGCCAACATCAAAAGTGTTGACGGCGATATCGATTTCTTTGGTGACTATCTCGCGCAGTTGGATATTGTGCTGGCCGGTTTGCACGAGCCGGTGTTGGCACCTGCTGATTGTGAATCCAACACCGCCGCGCTAGTGAATTGTATTGGTAGTGGCAAAGTGGATGTAATTACCCATCCAGGCAATACCCGTTACCCAATTGATCAACACGCGGTGGTTAAAGCGGCGGCAGAGTATAATGTCGCACTTGAGATCAACAACTCCTCGTTTCTCCATTCACGTAAAGGCAGCGAGGCCAACTGCTTAGCTATTGCCAAACTAGCCAAACTTTATGATGCACAGTTGGTGATGGGCTCAGATTCTCATGTCGCGTTCACTCTCGGCGGCTTCGAACAATCATTGAGTATTATTGATGCTGCCGACTATCCCCGCGATCGATTGCTAAACAATAGCCCAATGCAACTGCTCACATTTTTAACACAGCGCGGCCATCAAACCTTGGATGTGTTTTTACGTCATTTTGCTGAGTGA
- a CDS encoding IS3 family transposase (programmed frameshift), with amino-acid sequence MSHKRYPEQFKIEAVKQVTVAGHSVADVAQRLGTTTHSLYAWIKRYGPDSKEHLQQSAESAEIRRLQKELKRVTEERDLFKKSRGVLRKPPRVRYAFIQEHHHSHSVRQLCQLFDVHPSGYYAWRSCAKSKRQRDNERLTGQLKQCWLESGGVYGYRKLHRDLRDLGEQCGINRVHRLMQRAGLRAQVGYRKPRARSGEQHVVTPNRLERQFNPLAPNKAWVTDITYIKTHEGWLYLGAVMDLFSRRIIGWSMGSRITKELALDALLMAVWRRKPDGKVLVHSDQGSQYTSHDWNEFLSAHGLEGSMSRRGNCHDNAVAESFFQLLKRERIKLKIYATRDDAKMDVFNYIEMFYNPKRQHSSNDGLSPLEYERQYFNEAKSRLVK; translated from the exons ATGAGCCATAAACGTTACCCCGAACAATTCAAAATCGAAGCAGTAAAGCAAGTTACTGTTGCCGGTCATTCTGTTGCTGATGTTGCTCAGCGTTTAGGTACTACCACTCACAGTCTTTATGCCTGGATTAAGCGCTATGGTCCTGATTCCAAGGAACACCTTCAGCAATCTGCTGAGTCCGCCGAAATTCGACGACTACAAAAAGAGCTTAAGCGCGTTACTGAAGAACGTGACCTGT TTAAAAAAAGCCGCGGCGTACTTCGCAAGCCACCCCGAGTAAGATACGCCTTTATCCAAGAGCATCATCACAGCCACTCTGTACGACAACTGTGTCAGCTATTTGATGTTCATCCGAGCGGGTATTACGCGTGGAGGAGCTGCGCAAAGTCGAAGCGACAACGTGACAATGAACGACTTACAGGTCAACTCAAACAGTGTTGGCTTGAGTCTGGTGGCGTCTATGGATACCGCAAACTTCATCGAGATCTGCGTGATCTTGGTGAGCAATGCGGTATTAATCGCGTACATCGCCTGATGCAGCGAGCGGGATTGCGAGCACAAGTTGGTTATCGCAAGCCTAGAGCTCGTAGTGGTGAGCAGCATGTTGTAACACCAAATCGTTTAGAACGGCAATTTAACCCCTTAGCGCCGAACAAAGCGTGGGTGACGGATATTACCTATATCAAAACACATGAAGGTTGGCTCTATCTTGGCGCAGTGATGGACTTGTTCTCACGTCGCATTATTGGTTGGTCAATGGGCAGTCGTATCACCAAAGAGCTCGCGCTAGATGCTTTATTAATGGCGGTATGGCGTCGTAAACCTGATGGCAAAGTGCTGGTTCATTCAGATCAGGGAAGCCAATACACCAGCCATGATTGGAATGAATTTTTAAGTGCTCATGGCTTGGAAGGTAGCATGAGCCGTCGAGGCAATTGCCATGATAACGCCGTAGCCGAGAGCTTCTTTCAACTGCTGAAACGTGAACGAATTAAGCTAAAAATCTATGCGACAAGGGACGACGCAAAGATGGATGTGTTTAATTATATTGAGATGTTTTACAACCCAAAACGACAGCATAGTTCCAATGATGGGCTATCACCGCTAGAATATGAACGTCAGTATTTTAATGAGGCTAAAAGTCGTCTAGTGAAGTAG
- a CDS encoding XRE family transcriptional regulator, with amino-acid sequence MGKEQSSVSEGTIGSRILEVCELVGGKRKLANMVEISESQLYRYITNASQPTIEPVVEMAKAGGVSLQWLATGEGPKHHESSIASERQMYELSEPKTYSYNTMPTEAALYREFQDEYALIPVYQVAVSAGNGSFVGDEYPQKHLAFRRRWLKWRGFDEHDLAVVMANGDSMEPTIPNKSTLVVHTGHKQPKDGNIYVIRNGDQVWVKRIQVKPGSWLLLSENKLYPPIEIPMTEQGQFEIIGQVVHISRDVGE; translated from the coding sequence ATGGGAAAGGAACAAAGTTCCGTTTCGGAAGGGACTATAGGATCTCGCATATTGGAAGTTTGCGAGCTTGTTGGTGGCAAACGAAAGCTTGCAAATATGGTTGAAATTTCAGAATCTCAACTATATCGGTACATCACAAATGCAAGTCAGCCAACAATTGAACCTGTTGTGGAAATGGCAAAGGCTGGGGGAGTGAGTCTTCAATGGTTAGCGACTGGGGAAGGCCCAAAGCATCATGAATCATCCATAGCTAGCGAACGCCAGATGTATGAACTTAGTGAACCAAAAACTTATAGCTATAACACGATGCCTACTGAGGCGGCGTTATACCGAGAGTTTCAAGACGAATATGCGTTGATCCCCGTGTACCAAGTGGCCGTGTCGGCAGGTAATGGGAGTTTTGTTGGCGATGAGTACCCACAGAAGCATTTAGCGTTTCGTCGCAGATGGTTGAAATGGCGCGGCTTTGATGAACACGACTTGGCAGTGGTAATGGCTAACGGTGACAGCATGGAACCAACCATCCCCAATAAAAGCACGCTGGTTGTTCACACTGGCCATAAGCAACCTAAAGATGGCAACATCTACGTGATCCGCAACGGCGATCAAGTGTGGGTTAAGCGTATTCAGGTCAAGCCTGGCTCATGGCTTTTACTCAGTGAGAACAAGCTATATCCTCCAATTGAGATCCCTATGACAGAGCAGGGGCAGTTTGAAATCATTGGACAGGTGGTGCATATTTCTCGTGACGTTGGTGAATAG
- a CDS encoding helix-turn-helix domain-containing protein produces MRKKTSRTSNDWHRQDILAEVRKACGSLTKLSKAHGLASNTLQNALDRKWPKGEQIIAEAIGVTAAEIWPSRYEDEFSTSTNSDVPQREVA; encoded by the coding sequence ATGCGCAAGAAAACCTCACGCACATCTAACGACTGGCACAGACAAGACATCCTAGCGGAAGTCCGTAAAGCCTGTGGTTCACTCACCAAGTTATCAAAAGCCCATGGTCTGGCTTCTAACACTCTGCAAAACGCACTTGATCGAAAATGGCCTAAAGGCGAGCAAATTATTGCTGAGGCCATTGGCGTTACTGCAGCGGAAATTTGGCCGAGTCGTTACGAGGACGAGTTTAGCACATCTACTAATAGCGATGTACCTCAGCGTGAGGTGGCGTAA
- a CDS encoding transposase domain-containing protein, which yields MNNEIWVTVKDCTGLPAMPDSDRGCRKALERYAESHPSLQRKKQGTKAFEYHLSILPAATRAALLARQGKLEFDGKLLNLPKPAQPRYDRDALWAVWERAGSKAQEKAKRKVEYVRAFHALVATGCGKMDAYAHICREFDVSKPTLIRDVLKVVGYDTADWLPQLLTKHQIGAINSADERRADVDEEAWACFKADYLRLEQPSFKGCYYRLKDAAKQKGWAVPSVKSLERRLKAEVPHEQQVLLRQGEHALMQLYPPQERTVEDIVAMEWINGDGYLHNVFVRWYNGDIVRPKTWFWQDIRTRKILGWRTGISENTDTIRLSLMDVVREYGIPREITIDNTRAAANKWLTGGVPNRYRFKVNKDDPLGLIPMMGIKLHWSSVYFGKGHGQAKPIERAFGVGGLDEFVDRNTALAGAYTGSNPTAKPDNYGSKAIPVELFMQVLADGIRQYNQRPNRQTEVCRGVLSFEDAFNNSYANAVVRKPNAEQVRMLMLSAEAVRVGRHATVTLDAGGCIAGRKNRYHHDALFQHIGKKVVVRFDPDNLQSSVVCYTLNGLLIAEAACIEKTAFGDTDAAREHKRHRTQFVKANKLAAKANQQMDAIEAAELMRQTTPDTPTTPAPAASELVHLRHGNTVRKVAVAADIEEQIDTDTLFDAGVAQLMAAKKAREL from the coding sequence ATGAATAACGAAATATGGGTAACGGTAAAGGATTGTACCGGATTACCAGCAATGCCGGATTCTGATCGTGGTTGTCGCAAAGCATTAGAGCGATATGCCGAGAGTCATCCAAGCCTACAGCGTAAAAAACAGGGCACTAAAGCATTTGAATATCATTTGAGCATCCTCCCTGCTGCCACCCGTGCCGCCTTACTCGCTCGCCAAGGCAAGCTTGAGTTTGACGGCAAACTGCTGAACTTACCTAAGCCAGCACAACCACGTTATGACCGTGATGCACTATGGGCAGTGTGGGAACGTGCAGGCAGCAAGGCACAAGAAAAAGCCAAACGCAAAGTGGAATATGTGCGCGCCTTTCATGCCTTAGTGGCTACCGGCTGCGGCAAGATGGATGCCTATGCGCATATCTGCCGTGAGTTTGATGTGTCCAAGCCAACGCTCATCCGCGACGTGTTGAAAGTGGTTGGGTATGACACCGCAGACTGGTTGCCGCAGTTGCTCACCAAACACCAAATTGGCGCCATCAACTCCGCCGATGAACGCCGTGCTGATGTTGATGAAGAAGCGTGGGCGTGCTTTAAAGCCGACTATTTACGGCTAGAACAACCCTCATTTAAAGGCTGTTATTACCGCCTTAAAGATGCTGCCAAACAAAAAGGCTGGGCAGTGCCATCGGTCAAAAGCCTAGAGCGCCGTTTAAAAGCCGAAGTGCCGCACGAGCAACAAGTGCTATTGCGCCAAGGTGAACATGCCTTAATGCAGCTGTACCCACCGCAAGAACGTACCGTTGAAGACATTGTTGCTATGGAATGGATCAACGGCGATGGCTACCTGCATAACGTGTTTGTACGTTGGTACAACGGCGACATCGTGCGCCCTAAAACATGGTTCTGGCAGGATATTCGTACCCGTAAGATCTTAGGCTGGCGCACAGGTATCAGTGAAAACACTGACACTATTCGCCTGAGCCTAATGGATGTGGTACGCGAGTACGGCATCCCTCGTGAGATCACTATCGATAACACCCGCGCCGCAGCCAACAAATGGCTGACAGGTGGCGTACCTAATCGCTATCGCTTCAAAGTGAACAAAGACGACCCACTGGGTTTGATCCCAATGATGGGCATTAAGCTGCACTGGTCATCTGTTTACTTTGGCAAAGGCCACGGCCAAGCAAAACCGATTGAACGTGCCTTTGGCGTAGGTGGTTTAGATGAATTTGTTGATCGTAACACCGCACTTGCAGGGGCATACACTGGGTCTAACCCCACCGCCAAACCAGATAACTACGGCAGTAAAGCGATACCTGTTGAACTATTCATGCAGGTATTGGCTGATGGCATACGGCAATACAACCAACGGCCTAACCGTCAAACCGAGGTTTGCCGTGGTGTATTGAGCTTCGAAGACGCCTTTAACAACAGCTACGCCAACGCCGTCGTGCGCAAACCTAATGCGGAACAAGTTCGCATGCTGATGTTGAGCGCAGAAGCCGTGCGTGTTGGTCGCCATGCCACCGTTACGTTAGATGCTGGCGGCTGTATTGCTGGTCGTAAAAACCGTTATCACCATGACGCCTTATTTCAACACATCGGCAAAAAAGTGGTGGTGCGCTTTGATCCCGACAACCTGCAATCGTCCGTGGTGTGTTACACGCTCAACGGCTTACTGATTGCCGAGGCCGCATGTATTGAGAAAACCGCCTTTGGCGATACCGATGCAGCACGTGAACACAAACGCCATCGCACGCAGTTTGTTAAAGCCAACAAGTTGGCAGCAAAAGCTAATCAGCAAATGGACGCCATTGAGGCCGCAGAACTCATGCGTCAAACCACACCCGACACTCCAACAACACCCGCCCCAGCCGCCAGTGAACTGGTACACCTGCGCCACGGTAACACTGTGCGCAAAGTGGCTGTGGCCGCAGATATCGAGGAACAAATAGACACTGACACCCTGTTTGATGCCGGAGTTGCACAGCTCATGGCAGCCAAGAAAGCCCGCGAACTTTAA
- a CDS encoding AAA family ATPase: MNNVVEIEQPLNQQQVIDQLKPLLEDGTINQTQLAKEIGKSDAVISEYLNGKYTGRVAYVTEQLSKWLQMRNARKSQVVAPSFVETHTAKQIINALSYAHAAELISVVFGASGVGKTTTCRQYISNNNNCWMITVSPAVSGIGECLYEIALELGMDDAPKRKGSLSRAIKRRLIGTGGLLIVDEADHLDYPSLEALRILQEQTGIGMVLVGNNRVYSQLTGGRRNEDFARLFSRVSKKVGIHKAKQNDVNAIANAWGISNQAAIKLLQMIAEKPGALRLLNQVLRLASIMANGAGKAIDESLIKAAFRDLEGDA, encoded by the coding sequence ATGAACAACGTCGTTGAAATAGAACAACCATTGAATCAACAACAGGTGATCGACCAGCTCAAACCACTGCTTGAAGATGGCACTATCAACCAAACCCAACTTGCCAAAGAGATTGGTAAATCAGATGCAGTGATAAGTGAGTACCTGAATGGCAAGTATACCGGCCGCGTCGCATACGTTACAGAGCAGCTAAGCAAATGGCTGCAGATGCGTAATGCCCGTAAAAGCCAAGTTGTTGCCCCTAGCTTTGTTGAAACCCACACTGCCAAACAAATCATTAACGCGCTCAGTTATGCCCATGCTGCGGAGCTTATTAGCGTCGTATTTGGTGCTAGTGGTGTGGGTAAAACCACGACTTGCCGCCAATACATTAGCAATAACAACAACTGCTGGATGATCACCGTATCCCCTGCCGTCAGCGGCATTGGTGAATGCCTGTATGAAATTGCCTTAGAACTCGGCATGGATGATGCGCCAAAGCGCAAAGGTTCACTGTCTCGCGCCATTAAACGCCGCCTCATTGGCACCGGTGGCCTGCTGATTGTGGATGAAGCGGATCACCTCGATTACCCATCACTCGAAGCCCTGCGCATTCTGCAAGAACAAACAGGCATTGGCATGGTGTTAGTCGGTAATAACCGTGTTTACAGCCAATTAACGGGTGGTCGTCGCAACGAAGATTTTGCCCGCTTGTTCAGCCGCGTCAGCAAGAAAGTCGGCATCCATAAAGCCAAACAGAATGACGTGAATGCTATCGCCAACGCATGGGGGATCAGCAATCAAGCTGCCATCAAACTGCTGCAAATGATTGCCGAAAAGCCCGGTGCGCTGCGTTTACTCAATCAAGTGCTGCGCTTGGCTTCCATCATGGCCAACGGTGCCGGTAAAGCCATTGATGAATCACTGATTAAAGCCGCGTTCCGCGATTTGGAAGGAGATGCGTAA
- a CDS encoding DUF3164 family protein → METSTNQIPAGFRQNAMGHMVPESQIKEIDKLRDEVVMSIVMLAQELQAKMSIFKANSMAQVADFVDVSAAEHDVKYGGAKGNVTLLSFDGKYKVQRSIGEHRIFDERIQAAKAKIDDCIKRWSVGSNDHIKALVNSAFRVDKQGNIDVNQVLSLRQLNITDPDWRQAMDAIGDSIKVTGTTPYLRVYERQQDGAYKQISLDIAKL, encoded by the coding sequence ATGGAAACGTCCACTAACCAAATCCCTGCGGGCTTCCGCCAAAACGCTATGGGACACATGGTGCCCGAAAGCCAAATCAAAGAGATCGACAAATTGCGCGACGAAGTGGTGATGTCGATTGTGATGTTAGCGCAGGAGCTGCAAGCCAAGATGAGCATCTTCAAAGCTAACTCCATGGCACAAGTGGCCGACTTTGTGGACGTGTCAGCCGCTGAGCACGATGTGAAATACGGCGGCGCTAAAGGCAACGTCACCTTGCTGTCGTTCGACGGCAAATACAAAGTGCAGCGCTCAATTGGCGAACACCGCATTTTTGATGAACGGATTCAAGCCGCCAAAGCCAAGATTGATGACTGCATCAAGCGCTGGTCGGTAGGTTCAAACGACCACATCAAAGCCTTAGTTAACTCGGCATTTCGCGTGGATAAGCAAGGCAATATCGATGTAAACCAAGTGCTGAGCCTGCGCCAACTAAACATCACCGATCCTGACTGGCGGCAAGCCATGGACGCCATTGGCGATTCCATCAAAGTCACCGGCACCACGCCATACCTACGGGTTTATGAGCGCCAGCAAGATGGTGCTTACAAACAGATTTCACTCGATATCGCCAAGCTATAA
- a CDS encoding ANR family transcriptional regulator, with amino-acid sequence MVKHRLNTLYKEAAETAVALEHQGRYGEAASYWTHAIRFAGHYANEDWAQSRLEFCQRMGRRIEAANRDNKRAA; translated from the coding sequence ATGGTTAAACATCGTTTAAACACGCTTTATAAAGAAGCCGCTGAGACTGCGGTGGCTTTGGAACACCAAGGCCGTTATGGCGAGGCGGCAAGTTACTGGACGCATGCCATCCGCTTTGCTGGCCATTACGCCAATGAAGACTGGGCGCAAAGCCGCCTAGAGTTTTGCCAACGCATGGGGCGCCGCATAGAAGCGGCCAACCGTGACAACAAGAGGGCTGCGTGA
- a CDS encoding gp16 family protein, whose protein sequence is MTPKVEARKKQLIKLINVGKNTLQLDEPTYRAMLKDAVHKDSLRQMTLGELEQVNHLLQSKGFKPVSKANNNGSKRRFSKPSGQTKNPVIDKIVAVWISMANHGVVNDGSESALDAYVRRMTTNNIASVRWVTEQQADRVLESLKNWHRRVLVERIAQRGGISTTNPDTGRLYHYDAIVQLYEDFYMEDAQ, encoded by the coding sequence ATGACACCAAAGGTCGAAGCCCGCAAAAAGCAGCTGATTAAGTTAATCAACGTGGGCAAAAACACGCTGCAGCTGGATGAGCCAACCTATCGCGCCATGCTCAAAGATGCCGTGCATAAAGACTCATTGCGGCAGATGACCCTTGGCGAACTGGAGCAAGTGAACCACTTGCTTCAATCCAAGGGGTTTAAACCCGTTTCAAAGGCCAATAACAATGGCAGTAAACGCCGTTTTAGCAAGCCTAGTGGCCAGACAAAGAACCCTGTGATCGACAAGATTGTGGCGGTGTGGATCAGCATGGCTAACCACGGCGTGGTGAATGACGGTAGCGAAAGCGCACTTGATGCCTATGTGCGCCGCATGACGACTAACAATATCGCCAGTGTGCGTTGGGTTACTGAGCAGCAAGCCGATCGCGTATTGGAGTCTCTGAAAAACTGGCACCGCCGCGTATTGGTGGAGCGCATAGCGCAGCGTGGTGGCATTAGCACTACCAATCCAGACACTGGCCGCTTGTACCACTACGACGCGATTGTGCAGCTGTATGAAGATTTCTATATGGAGGATGCGCAATGA
- a CDS encoding Mor transcription activator family protein encodes MSDDQLDLLPTHTAELEQLLETQRQLRPDEREDFTVRWPATLQSLCEVLRVTLDAEKVENSKHLSEAMAIALSSYLGGRDLYMPNGARLKTALRDIRIWREFKGNNLEQLAREHGLTERRISEIVAEQRSAFIARKQRKLF; translated from the coding sequence ATGAGTGATGACCAACTCGATCTACTGCCAACGCATACTGCGGAGTTAGAGCAGTTGTTAGAAACTCAGCGGCAACTGCGCCCTGATGAACGTGAGGACTTTACCGTGCGGTGGCCTGCCACGTTGCAGAGCTTGTGTGAAGTATTGCGCGTTACGCTTGATGCGGAAAAGGTGGAGAACTCTAAGCACCTCAGTGAAGCCATGGCGATTGCACTAAGTTCGTATCTTGGTGGGCGCGATCTTTACATGCCCAACGGTGCCCGCTTAAAAACAGCATTGCGTGATATTCGTATCTGGCGAGAGTTTAAAGGGAACAACCTAGAGCAGTTAGCAAGAGAACATGGCTTAACTGAACGGCGGATCAGTGAAATCGTGGCAGAACAACGCTCAGCGTTCATTGCTCGCAAACAACGCAAGTTGTTTTGA
- a CDS encoding lysozyme — protein MSNAPMKQLRNWLAGIGLGAGAITGGVYVADYEGYSATAYYDVAQKLTVCRGHTGADIVEGKTYSQAECDQLFAKDIKAADDALLRLTAPVPLTNGEHAAYLSFIYNVGQGNFASSTLRRLLLAGQRLEACNQLPRWVYARGIQWPGLAARRAGERELCLSELAHGSR, from the coding sequence ATGAGTAATGCGCCCATGAAACAGCTACGCAACTGGCTAGCGGGAATTGGCCTAGGTGCTGGCGCCATCACTGGTGGTGTGTATGTCGCAGATTACGAAGGCTACAGCGCCACCGCGTATTACGACGTAGCGCAAAAGCTGACTGTGTGCCGTGGGCATACCGGCGCGGATATTGTGGAAGGTAAAACGTACTCCCAAGCCGAGTGTGATCAGCTGTTCGCCAAAGACATCAAAGCTGCTGACGATGCGCTGCTGCGGCTGACCGCGCCAGTGCCGCTAACTAACGGCGAGCACGCCGCCTACCTCTCATTTATCTACAACGTTGGTCAAGGCAACTTTGCTAGCTCGACCCTGCGCCGATTGCTGTTAGCAGGCCAACGCTTAGAAGCCTGCAATCAATTACCGCGCTGGGTGTACGCCCGAGGTATTCAATGGCCGGGGCTGGCAGCTCGCCGCGCTGGCGAACGTGAACTTTGCTTATCGGAGTTAGCCCATGGAAGCCGCTAA
- a CDS encoding TraR/DksA C4-type zinc finger protein — protein sequence MDVFDRASDREQQERDAAIAAVLDASRPDSLATGYCMDCGDDIEAERLAVMPHAPRCVSCQQLAETRQHIRTGGRRA from the coding sequence ATGGATGTATTTGATAGAGCCAGTGACCGTGAGCAGCAAGAGCGTGACGCTGCCATTGCCGCCGTGCTCGATGCCAGCCGCCCCGACAGCTTAGCCACCGGTTACTGCATGGATTGCGGCGATGACATTGAGGCAGAACGCTTAGCGGTTATGCCTCATGCGCCGCGCTGTGTGAGTTGCCAACAGTTGGCCGAAACACGCCAACATATTCGTACAGGAGGTCGCCGTGCTTGA
- a CDS encoding DUF2730 family protein: protein MLEVLFKVWPIVATIGSVLGTLGMAWLSRKFVPMAEHSKVVEMVDAHETRLNQVEQHLDAMPTREELHALDKMLTGLGERLGGMERGINRLENKTDMLLENELREKRRGDD, encoded by the coding sequence GTGCTTGAAGTGCTATTTAAGGTGTGGCCCATCGTCGCCACCATTGGCTCGGTGCTTGGCACCTTGGGTATGGCGTGGCTAAGTCGCAAGTTCGTTCCCATGGCTGAGCACAGCAAGGTGGTGGAGATGGTAGACGCACACGAAACACGGCTCAATCAAGTCGAACAGCATTTGGATGCGATGCCAACCCGTGAAGAGTTACATGCGCTCGACAAGATGTTGACTGGCTTAGGTGAGCGCCTTGGTGGAATGGAGCGCGGTATCAACAGGCTGGAGAACAAGACTGACATGCTGCTTGAAAATGAACTGCGTGAAAAACGCCGAGGGGATGACTAG
- a CDS encoding VpaChn25_0724 family phage protein, producing the protein MGQEMRNVMAEHQRLSILISLEQVPGFQLNESIIRDTLDMYGLDIGRDALRTHLSWLEEQGLITIEQINNRVWVATITGRGEDVANGVAIVPGVKRPRAGG; encoded by the coding sequence ATGGGACAAGAGATGAGAAACGTGATGGCAGAGCATCAGCGCCTGTCGATTTTAATCAGCTTAGAGCAAGTGCCTGGCTTTCAACTTAACGAGTCGATTATCCGCGACACGCTGGATATGTACGGGCTGGACATTGGCCGCGATGCCTTGCGCACGCACCTCTCATGGCTTGAAGAGCAAGGGCTAATCACCATTGAGCAAATCAATAATCGTGTGTGGGTGGCGACCATCACCGGCCGAGGTGAAGACGTGGCCAACGGTGTTGCCATAGTGCCCGGTGTCAAACGCCCTCGGGCGGGAGGTTAA